A genomic region of Mycobacterium senriense contains the following coding sequences:
- a CDS encoding L,D-transpeptidase codes for MRTGVRCVLAVIGAAASVVVTPAGVSLAAANQSHGFAIASISPGRDEVVGVAHPIQVKFTAPVTNSANRRAAERAVDVKSTPAMTGKFEWLDNKVVQWVPDRYWPAHSTIALTVGGAAAEIKTGPAVIGVASVSEHTFTVSIDGAEAGPPTSLPAPHHRPHFGEQGVMPASMGRPEYPTPVGSYTVLSKEEAVTMDSSSVGIPVDDPNGYLLTVNYAVRITSRGLFVHSAPWAVPSLGLENVSHGCISLSPDDAEWYYNHVHVGDPVIVQE; via the coding sequence ATGCGGACGGGTGTTCGGTGTGTTCTTGCGGTGATTGGAGCCGCTGCGAGTGTCGTCGTGACGCCGGCCGGCGTGAGCCTGGCGGCGGCGAACCAGTCGCATGGATTCGCGATAGCGTCGATTTCGCCGGGCCGCGACGAGGTGGTCGGGGTGGCGCACCCCATCCAGGTGAAATTCACTGCGCCCGTTACTAACTCAGCCAACCGTCGGGCGGCCGAGCGTGCCGTTGACGTCAAATCGACGCCCGCGATGACTGGCAAGTTCGAATGGCTCGACAACAAGGTTGTCCAGTGGGTTCCGGACCGATACTGGCCGGCGCACAGCACGATTGCGTTGACGGTGGGCGGCGCGGCCGCGGAGATCAAAACGGGTCCTGCCGTGATCGGCGTGGCCAGCGTCTCCGAACACACCTTCACCGTCAGCATCGACGGCGCGGAAGCGGGACCGCCGACCTCACTACCGGCGCCGCACCATCGGCCGCACTTCGGCGAGCAGGGCGTGATGCCCGCGTCGATGGGTAGGCCGGAATACCCGACACCCGTGGGCTCGTACACCGTGCTGTCCAAAGAGGAAGCGGTGACGATGGATTCGAGCAGCGTCGGCATCCCGGTCGACGACCCCAACGGTTACCTGCTGACGGTCAATTACGCCGTCCGTATCACCAGCCGCGGACTGTTCGTGCATTCGGCTCCGTGGGCCGTCCCCTCCCTGGGGCTGGAGAACGTCAGCCACGGCTGCATCAGCCTGAGCCCCGACGACGCCGAGTGGTACTACAACCACGTCCACGTCGGCGACCCGGTGATCGTCCAGGAATAG
- a CDS encoding mannitol dehydrogenase family protein has protein sequence MKLNAWNLAGLKIPVPTYDRGQIGIGIAHFGVGGFHRSHQAMYIDRLLSGGLARDFGICGIGVLPNDERMRDALRGQDHLYTLILEHPDGSREPRVIGSIVDYRYAPDDPESVIELLADPATRIISLTITEGGYQPPLSAVFGLVAEACNRRRERNLPSPTIVSCDNIAGNGDVARRVFTSYAERINPELAQWMREKTTFPNSMVDRITPVTTPDVLTRLDSEFGVADAWPVIAEPFAMWVIEDNFADGRPPLDQAGVQLVGNVAPYEAMKLRLLNAGHQGLCYFAYLCGYRLVHDAARDPLIADFLARYLDSEATPTLQRVPGLDEFRGGLLPRFANAYIRDTVARLCAESSDRIPKWLLPVVRDNLRSGGPVRLSAAIVASWARYAEGVDEEGQPIEVVDRLADTLVPIARSQRDDPVAFLANRSVFGDLVDDERFREAYLWALDWLHRNGARATLRALLGAD, from the coding sequence GTGAAGCTGAACGCATGGAACCTGGCCGGCCTCAAGATCCCGGTCCCGACGTATGACCGCGGCCAAATCGGCATCGGCATAGCGCATTTCGGCGTCGGTGGTTTCCACCGATCGCATCAGGCCATGTACATCGACCGGCTGCTCAGCGGCGGGCTCGCCCGCGACTTCGGAATCTGCGGAATCGGTGTGCTGCCGAACGATGAGCGCATGCGTGACGCGCTGCGCGGCCAGGACCACCTGTACACGCTGATCCTCGAACACCCCGACGGAAGCCGGGAGCCGCGGGTCATCGGCTCCATCGTCGACTACCGTTATGCGCCTGACGATCCCGAATCCGTGATCGAACTGCTGGCCGATCCGGCCACCCGGATCATCTCGCTCACCATCACCGAGGGCGGTTATCAGCCGCCGCTGAGCGCGGTGTTCGGGTTGGTGGCCGAGGCGTGCAACCGGCGGCGCGAGCGCAACCTGCCCTCCCCCACGATCGTCTCCTGCGACAACATCGCCGGAAACGGAGACGTGGCACGACGGGTTTTCACGTCGTACGCCGAGCGAATCAATCCCGAACTCGCGCAATGGATGCGCGAGAAGACCACCTTCCCCAATTCGATGGTTGACCGGATCACACCGGTGACCACGCCCGACGTGCTCACGCGGCTGGACTCCGAATTCGGGGTGGCCGACGCCTGGCCCGTGATCGCCGAACCCTTCGCCATGTGGGTGATCGAGGACAACTTCGCCGACGGGCGACCACCGCTGGATCAAGCCGGGGTGCAACTCGTCGGCAACGTCGCTCCCTACGAGGCGATGAAGTTGCGGTTGCTCAACGCCGGCCATCAGGGCCTGTGTTATTTCGCCTACCTCTGCGGTTACCGGCTGGTGCACGACGCCGCCCGCGATCCGTTGATCGCCGATTTCCTTGCCCGCTATCTGGATTCGGAGGCCACCCCGACGTTGCAGCGCGTCCCGGGGTTGGACGAATTCCGGGGCGGGCTGCTGCCGCGCTTCGCCAACGCCTACATCCGCGATACCGTGGCCAGGCTGTGCGCCGAATCCTCGGACCGCATCCCGAAGTGGTTGTTGCCCGTGGTGCGCGACAACCTGCGCTCGGGCGGCCCGGTGCGGCTGTCCGCGGCGATCGTCGCGAGCTGGGCACGCTACGCCGAGGGCGTCGACGAAGAGGGTCAACCGATCGAGGTGGTGGACCGGCTGGCCGACACCCTGGTCCCGATCGCCCGCTCGCAGCGCGACGACCCGGTGGCGTTCCTGGCCAACCGTTCCGTCTTCGGCGACCTCGTCGACGATGAGCGTTTCCGCGAGGCCTACCTGTGGGCGCTGGACTGGCTGCACCGAAACGGCGCACGCGCCACGCTGCGGGCGCTGCTTGGGGCCGACTGA
- a CDS encoding serine/threonine-protein kinase, with translation MAERPKARGAPPGPSEIVAELAAAGFDNARQIARGAAGVVYCCRETALGRNVAIKVLPPFIDDAGRERFLREGYAMGGLSGHPNIVNILRVGLTAGGRPYIVMSYCPAGSLGLRVQREGPIAWPEAVRIGVKLCGALETAHLGGTLHRDIKPANVLVNDYGEPQLTDFGTAHVPGGYETAAGLFSGTIDYLAPEVMTGDPATVGSDVYSLGATIYALIAGNAAYERRGSDDLLAHYTRINSTRVPDLRHNGIPDAVCSAIETAMAPDATERPASAADFGRGLQESQRRNGLKADAMAITAAGAGSARTVGASAGLSQSRTLSPGGRGGKIGAPSPRPPRIAKPGPPSADSDSATSLISPVNDRRTMPPPPQAAGSRNSGRRGTIPGAPNTSEPTEAIAEHTSVTDSIAPSSQPDPPVAARRGPAAGAVAWFSPSGKKRKRVTAALIAVAIVVAVLVLGTGVYVLLTQGNRHHSAAANQPISQAISRWQPITNARIARQAAATTQADGTIWIFGGMGSNRALVANHEGYDPIIDSWKSGDDLPVPVQHATAVTWQGNPIVLGGWRAAGPQKVASDQVWRVVNSHWVELPHLLQPRAAAAAAAVGGRIIVAGGVDSNGALLNTVEIFDGNSWTLGTPIPTPRQMLAAASDGKVVYTVGGNNGTADLATVEAYDPAAKSWTRLPDLPQPRGDLGVALADRRLVAVGGQSGGQVLKSVSVLDLTTNTWAGLPDMSIARHGMAVDAIGQAVYSIGGSSDIGDGQPTSSAEALQLPARRMQPAAQWRSLPDAPTARLMTAWTVLDDKIWVVGGLRDGVALQTVESYDPRTGAWQPQPALPIPLHHAAAATYRGEVVVLGGASSDLTQASTKVFALRAGKWVELPNLTHARAALAAAVVGDKLVVVGGQNAKQLVPQTEVFDGNAWHDAADMPTPREHLAAVSDGTYVYAVGGRFLSADKNSAAFERFDPQSGTWTKLVDMPTPRGSYGATFIDGRIVAVGGEEPTQVVGVAEMYDISDGTWTTLRPMPTPRHAEVVAAVGNTVYCIGGANRPTHEGPVATVEALDFI, from the coding sequence ATGGCTGAAAGACCCAAGGCTCGGGGCGCGCCGCCGGGACCGAGCGAGATCGTGGCGGAGTTAGCCGCTGCCGGCTTCGACAACGCGCGCCAGATCGCGCGAGGCGCCGCCGGGGTGGTCTACTGCTGTCGCGAGACCGCCTTGGGCCGGAACGTGGCGATCAAGGTGCTACCGCCGTTCATCGACGACGCGGGCCGGGAACGCTTTCTCCGCGAGGGCTACGCGATGGGCGGACTCTCGGGGCATCCGAACATCGTCAATATCCTGCGGGTCGGCCTGACCGCGGGGGGCCGCCCGTACATCGTCATGTCGTACTGCCCCGCGGGTTCGCTGGGGCTGCGCGTGCAGCGAGAGGGCCCGATCGCCTGGCCGGAAGCCGTGCGGATCGGCGTGAAGTTGTGCGGGGCACTGGAAACCGCCCACCTGGGCGGTACCCTGCACCGCGATATCAAGCCCGCGAACGTCCTCGTCAATGACTACGGCGAACCGCAACTGACCGACTTCGGGACCGCCCACGTGCCCGGCGGGTACGAGACGGCGGCCGGATTGTTCTCCGGCACAATCGATTACCTGGCGCCGGAGGTGATGACGGGTGATCCCGCGACGGTCGGCAGCGACGTCTATTCGCTCGGCGCCACGATCTATGCGCTCATCGCCGGCAACGCCGCGTACGAGCGCCGTGGCAGCGACGACCTGCTGGCGCACTACACGCGGATCAACAGCACGCGAGTCCCCGACTTGCGCCATAACGGGATCCCGGACGCGGTGTGCTCGGCGATCGAGACGGCGATGGCGCCCGACGCGACTGAAAGGCCGGCCTCCGCGGCGGATTTCGGTCGCGGGTTGCAGGAGAGTCAGCGCCGCAACGGCTTGAAAGCGGACGCTATGGCCATCACCGCCGCCGGCGCCGGTTCGGCGCGTACGGTGGGCGCCTCGGCGGGTTTGTCGCAGTCGCGAACCCTGTCGCCGGGCGGACGCGGCGGCAAGATAGGCGCACCCTCGCCCCGACCGCCCAGGATCGCCAAGCCGGGCCCGCCCAGTGCCGATTCGGACAGCGCCACCTCGCTGATCAGCCCGGTGAACGATCGCCGAACGATGCCGCCGCCGCCCCAGGCCGCCGGTTCACGAAACTCCGGCCGACGCGGCACAATCCCGGGTGCCCCCAACACATCTGAACCGACCGAGGCGATCGCCGAGCACACCAGCGTCACCGACTCGATCGCGCCGTCGAGCCAGCCCGACCCGCCGGTGGCCGCGCGCCGCGGGCCGGCCGCCGGAGCGGTGGCCTGGTTCAGCCCGTCGGGAAAGAAGCGCAAACGCGTCACGGCAGCGTTGATCGCGGTGGCGATCGTCGTGGCCGTGCTGGTGCTGGGCACCGGTGTCTACGTACTGCTGACGCAGGGCAACAGGCACCACAGCGCCGCCGCGAATCAACCAATTTCCCAGGCCATTTCGAGGTGGCAGCCGATCACCAACGCCCGGATCGCGCGCCAGGCGGCGGCAACCACGCAGGCCGACGGCACGATCTGGATCTTCGGCGGAATGGGCAGCAACCGCGCGCTCGTCGCAAACCACGAGGGCTATGACCCGATCATCGACAGCTGGAAAAGCGGCGACGACCTCCCGGTTCCGGTGCAGCACGCGACGGCGGTGACGTGGCAGGGGAACCCGATCGTGCTCGGGGGCTGGCGCGCGGCGGGTCCGCAAAAGGTTGCCAGCGACCAGGTTTGGCGCGTGGTCAACAGCCACTGGGTCGAGCTGCCCCATCTGCTGCAGCCGCGCGCCGCGGCCGCGGCGGCGGCGGTTGGTGGGCGCATCATCGTCGCGGGCGGCGTCGACTCGAACGGCGCCCTGCTGAACACCGTCGAGATCTTCGACGGCAATTCCTGGACCCTGGGCACCCCGATACCGACCCCCCGGCAGATGCTGGCCGCCGCGTCGGACGGCAAGGTGGTGTACACGGTGGGCGGCAACAACGGGACCGCGGACCTGGCGACGGTCGAGGCGTATGACCCTGCCGCGAAAAGCTGGACGCGATTGCCCGACCTTCCCCAACCGCGCGGCGACCTCGGCGTGGCATTGGCCGACCGGCGTCTGGTCGCCGTCGGGGGGCAGTCGGGGGGACAGGTTCTCAAGAGTGTGTCGGTGCTCGATCTGACGACCAACACGTGGGCGGGCCTGCCGGACATGTCGATAGCGCGGCATGGCATGGCGGTCGACGCGATAGGGCAGGCCGTGTACTCGATCGGCGGGTCGAGTGATATCGGCGACGGCCAGCCGACCTCGTCGGCGGAGGCGCTGCAACTACCGGCGCGCCGAATGCAACCGGCCGCGCAGTGGCGTTCGCTACCGGACGCGCCGACGGCGCGGCTGATGACGGCGTGGACCGTGCTCGACGACAAGATCTGGGTGGTGGGCGGCCTGCGCGACGGAGTCGCGCTACAGACGGTCGAAAGTTATGACCCGCGCACCGGCGCCTGGCAACCGCAACCCGCATTGCCGATCCCGCTGCACCATGCCGCGGCGGCGACCTATCGCGGCGAGGTGGTGGTGCTCGGGGGCGCCAGTAGCGACCTCACCCAGGCGTCGACGAAGGTGTTCGCGTTGCGCGCCGGCAAGTGGGTGGAGTTACCCAACCTCACCCACGCTCGCGCCGCGCTGGCGGCCGCGGTGGTCGGTGACAAACTCGTCGTCGTCGGCGGGCAGAACGCCAAGCAGCTCGTCCCGCAGACCGAGGTCTTCGACGGCAACGCGTGGCACGACGCGGCCGACATGCCCACTCCGCGCGAGCATCTGGCCGCGGTGTCCGACGGCACGTACGTGTACGCGGTCGGCGGCAGATTCCTGTCGGCCGACAAGAATTCCGCGGCCTTCGAACGGTTCGACCCGCAGTCCGGGACGTGGACGAAGTTGGTCGACATGCCGACCCCTCGTGGCAGCTACGGCGCGACCTTTATCGATGGCCGAATCGTGGCGGTGGGTGGTGAGGAACCGACGCAGGTGGTGGGGGTGGCCGAGATGTACGACATCAGCGACGGAACGTGGACGACGTTGCGTCCCATGCCCACTCCGCGCCACGCCGAGGTGGTCGCGGCGGTGGGTAACACCGTCTACTGCATCGGCGGCGCGAACCGTCCCACCCACGAAGGCCCTGTCGCCACGGTCGAGGCCCTGGACTTCATCTAG
- a CDS encoding ATP-binding cassette domain-containing protein: MSRPASPVLTVQSNWSRRSFAAGNDVVVGSDLRADMRVAHPLVSRSHLLLRFDRGKWLAIDNGSPTGMFVNGGRVSVVDIRDGQSINVGSPDGPRLSFLIGRDDRAVGQLPPTVEGMQAIARPAAPRPSGPEHPRQDNGSPPRIARPQPPPRRYTHADPPPAQPQPAGGPRRTVGYPSPPPPPRRPQSAPPPEGPAWSAPKGQPLTEIGAEALEAAQFDSTNLRRAVQRSRSKLAAPPTGAAVIGRAEDSDVVISDVLASRQHAYLVSGPAGMEIHDAHSINGTFVNGTRVLSAPLTDGDVVTIGNVDLVFNGEMLLRRAEAATRTGGLEVREVDFEIDSKRLIQRVSMTARPGTLTALIGGSGAGKSTLSRLIAGATCPTSGSITFEGHDIHASFASLRSRIGMVPQDDVVHRQLTVSQALSYAAELRLPPDTSKQDRAQVVAQVIEELGLTKHADTRVDKLSGGQRKRASVALELLTGPSLLILDEPTSGLDPALDLQVMTMLRQLADAGRVVLVVTHSLSYLDLCDQVLLMAPGGKTAYCGPPGEIEATMGTTNWAKIFGMVGADPDEANRRFLAQLKPPPAGAEADKPADLGAPARSSTLRQFATIARRQIRLIVADRAYFIFLALLPFVMGALSLTVPGSTGFRVADPGGDGSDEPGSVLMLLTMAAVFMGTALTIRDLIGERPIFRREQAVGLSTKAYLLAKMAVFFVFAVIQSAIATTITILGKGAPTRPALLLGSATLELYVATAAMCVAAAMVGLVLSSLARSNEQIMPLLVVSLMLQLVLCGGMVPVTNRVGLDQMSWAVPSRWGYAAQASTVDLWTIEPGPLAPKDSHFKHTAKTWLFDVGMLALLTVVYAGFVGWRSRLKRH; the protein is encoded by the coding sequence ATGAGCAGGCCCGCATCACCCGTGCTGACGGTTCAATCCAACTGGTCACGGCGCAGTTTTGCCGCTGGCAACGATGTCGTGGTCGGCAGTGATCTGCGTGCCGACATGCGCGTAGCCCATCCGCTCGTCTCCCGCTCGCACCTGCTGCTGCGTTTCGACCGGGGCAAATGGCTGGCGATCGACAACGGATCGCCGACGGGGATGTTCGTCAATGGTGGCCGGGTTTCCGTCGTCGACATCCGCGACGGCCAGAGCATCAACGTGGGCAGCCCCGACGGGCCGCGGCTGAGCTTCCTGATCGGACGTGACGACAGGGCGGTGGGCCAGCTACCGCCGACGGTCGAGGGGATGCAGGCCATCGCCCGCCCCGCCGCCCCGCGGCCGTCTGGTCCGGAGCACCCACGGCAGGACAACGGCTCGCCGCCCCGCATCGCGCGCCCGCAACCCCCGCCGCGGCGCTACACGCATGCCGACCCGCCGCCAGCGCAACCACAGCCGGCCGGCGGCCCGCGCCGGACCGTCGGCTATCCGAGCCCACCGCCTCCGCCCCGCCGTCCCCAATCGGCACCGCCGCCCGAAGGGCCCGCCTGGTCGGCGCCAAAGGGCCAGCCGCTGACCGAGATCGGCGCCGAAGCACTCGAAGCCGCGCAGTTCGACAGCACCAACCTGCGGCGCGCGGTGCAGCGCTCTCGGTCGAAGCTCGCGGCGCCACCCACGGGAGCCGCCGTGATCGGTCGCGCCGAAGACAGCGACGTCGTGATCTCGGACGTCTTGGCGTCGCGCCAGCATGCCTACCTTGTTTCCGGCCCAGCCGGCATGGAGATCCACGACGCGCACAGCATCAACGGAACTTTCGTCAACGGCACGCGAGTCTTGTCGGCGCCGTTGACCGACGGCGACGTGGTCACGATCGGCAATGTCGACCTGGTATTCAACGGTGAAATGCTGCTTCGCCGTGCCGAAGCGGCAACCCGCACCGGCGGGCTGGAGGTGCGCGAGGTCGACTTCGAAATCGATAGCAAACGGCTGATCCAGAGGGTCTCGATGACCGCCAGACCCGGCACGCTGACCGCCCTGATCGGTGGGTCCGGCGCCGGGAAAAGCACGCTGTCCCGGCTGATCGCCGGGGCCACCTGCCCCACCTCCGGCTCAATCACCTTCGAGGGACACGACATTCACGCCAGCTTCGCATCGCTGCGTAGCCGGATCGGGATGGTGCCCCAGGACGACGTTGTGCATCGCCAGCTGACGGTGAGCCAGGCGCTGAGTTATGCCGCCGAGCTGCGGCTGCCGCCCGATACCAGCAAACAAGATCGCGCGCAGGTCGTCGCGCAGGTGATCGAGGAACTCGGGTTGACCAAACACGCCGATACCCGGGTGGACAAGCTGTCTGGTGGGCAGCGTAAGCGCGCGTCGGTGGCACTCGAGCTGCTCACCGGGCCGTCGCTGCTGATCCTCGACGAGCCGACCTCCGGTCTGGATCCGGCGCTGGACCTCCAGGTCATGACGATGCTGCGGCAGCTGGCCGACGCCGGTCGCGTGGTGCTGGTGGTGACGCACTCACTGAGCTACCTCGATCTCTGCGACCAGGTGCTGCTGATGGCGCCCGGCGGCAAGACGGCCTATTGCGGGCCGCCCGGTGAAATCGAAGCGACCATGGGAACGACCAACTGGGCCAAGATCTTTGGGATGGTGGGTGCGGACCCCGACGAAGCCAATCGCCGGTTCCTGGCCCAGCTCAAACCGCCGCCGGCCGGAGCCGAGGCCGACAAGCCGGCCGACCTGGGCGCTCCGGCACGCTCGAGCACGCTTCGCCAGTTCGCCACTATCGCGCGCCGCCAGATCCGGCTGATCGTGGCCGACCGCGCCTACTTCATCTTCCTCGCGCTGCTGCCGTTCGTGATGGGAGCGCTGTCACTGACCGTTCCGGGCTCGACGGGATTCCGTGTCGCCGATCCCGGCGGCGACGGCTCCGACGAACCCGGCTCGGTCTTGATGCTGCTCACCATGGCCGCCGTCTTCATGGGCACCGCGCTGACGATCCGCGACCTCATCGGCGAGCGCCCCATCTTCCGCCGGGAGCAGGCGGTCGGCCTGTCCACTAAGGCGTATCTGCTCGCGAAGATGGCCGTGTTCTTCGTCTTCGCCGTCATTCAGTCGGCGATCGCGACGACCATTACGATCCTGGGGAAGGGAGCCCCGACGCGGCCCGCACTGCTGCTCGGCAGCGCCACGCTCGAGCTGTACGTCGCCACCGCGGCGATGTGCGTCGCCGCGGCGATGGTCGGTCTGGTCCTGTCCTCCCTCGCCCGCTCCAACGAGCAGATCATGCCGCTGCTGGTGGTTTCCCTCATGCTCCAGTTGGTGCTCTGCGGCGGGATGGTCCCCGTCACCAATCGGGTTGGCCTGGACCAGATGTCGTGGGCGGTGCCCTCGCGGTGGGGCTATGCGGCCCAGGCCTCGACCGTCGACTTGTGGACGATCGAGCCCGGGCCCCTCGCCCCCAAGGACAGCCACTTCAAGCACACGGCGAAAACCTGGCTGTTCGATGTGGGCATGCTCGCGTTGTTGACGGTCGTGTACGCGGGATTCGTCGGGTGGCGCAGCCGGCTCAAGCGCCATTGA
- a CDS encoding DUF732 domain-containing protein, giving the protein MSPRRLTTGFIASALLGGPLLAGLVWAGPAQADAAGFLNDMHRNGIHAVTGGDAALLQAGLNVCQQLSWGAPESQLEGLALQRSDERQGAGGLTPQQADDIVGFAERDLCPGA; this is encoded by the coding sequence ATGTCACCACGTCGTCTCACCACCGGGTTCATCGCTTCTGCCCTGCTCGGCGGCCCACTTCTCGCCGGCCTCGTCTGGGCGGGCCCAGCGCAGGCCGACGCGGCCGGATTCCTCAACGACATGCACAGAAACGGGATTCACGCCGTCACCGGCGGTGACGCCGCGCTGCTTCAGGCCGGTCTGAACGTCTGCCAGCAACTGTCGTGGGGCGCTCCCGAATCCCAGCTCGAGGGCTTGGCCCTGCAACGCTCCGACGAGCGACAGGGGGCGGGTGGGCTCACTCCCCAGCAGGCCGACGACATCGTCGGCTTCGCCGAGCGTGATCTCTGCCCCGGCGCCTGA
- a CDS encoding DUF732 domain-containing protein, whose translation MAARRLYGRFMGAALASGPLLLAGVLCAGPARADQAAFLNDLHTAGIHAVNGGDPELLQMGADLCQQLSWGASPQQLEGLALQRSDADQGTGGINGRQAADVVIFALRDLCPKA comes from the coding sequence ATGGCGGCACGCAGGCTATATGGCCGGTTCATGGGCGCGGCGCTGGCGAGCGGCCCGCTTCTGCTCGCCGGGGTGCTCTGCGCCGGCCCGGCACGGGCCGACCAGGCCGCCTTCCTCAACGACCTGCACACCGCCGGGATTCACGCCGTCAACGGCGGCGACCCGGAGCTGTTGCAGATGGGCGCGGACCTGTGCCAGCAGCTTTCCTGGGGCGCTTCACCGCAACAGCTGGAGGGGTTGGCGCTGCAACGCTCGGACGCCGACCAGGGCACCGGCGGAATCAACGGCCGACAGGCCGCCGACGTAGTGATCTTCGCCCTGCGCGATCTGTGCCCCAAAGCCTGA
- a CDS encoding Dyp-type peroxidase, with the protein MLELDDIQHILLTRTPAMTGRYGFLSFDEPAGGRAWLSELVEVVESAASVTETMDSTKRWVTLGFTWNGLRALGVPEDSLTSFPEEFRQGMAARADILGDTGRNHPDNWVGGLAGEDLHAIAILFARDDSEHARATTAHDDLVTRCAGVRRLSYLDLNATPPFNYAHDHFGFRDRLSQPVIEGSGEVPTPGSGAPLKAGEFILGYPDEVGPVATLPQPAVLSRNGTFAAYRRLHEHVALFRDYIRSNSATPDEEELLAAKFMGRWRSGAPLVLAPNRDDPELGADPMRNNDFNYKEMDPHGYACPLGAHARRLNPRDTAHNMNRHRMIRRGATYGPALPEGAPDDGADRGIAAFIICASLIRQFEFAQNVWINDRTFHELGNEHDPICGRQDGTMDFKVPKRPIRRTLKGLPALTTLSGGAYFFLPGINAMRYLANLG; encoded by the coding sequence ATGCTTGAACTTGACGACATCCAGCACATCCTGCTGACCCGCACCCCGGCGATGACCGGGCGCTATGGGTTTTTGTCGTTTGACGAACCAGCCGGTGGCCGGGCATGGCTTTCTGAACTGGTCGAGGTTGTTGAGTCCGCCGCATCGGTGACAGAAACGATGGACAGCACCAAGCGGTGGGTCACGCTGGGGTTCACCTGGAACGGCCTTCGGGCGCTCGGTGTGCCCGAGGATTCGCTCACAAGTTTTCCCGAGGAGTTCCGTCAAGGCATGGCCGCCAGGGCCGACATTCTCGGTGACACCGGGCGCAACCACCCCGACAACTGGGTGGGCGGATTGGCTGGTGAGGATCTGCACGCGATTGCAATCCTGTTTGCGCGAGACGACAGCGAGCATGCCCGCGCCACCACAGCTCACGACGACCTGGTGACCCGGTGTGCGGGCGTGCGCAGGTTGTCGTATCTGGATTTGAACGCGACACCTCCGTTCAACTACGCCCATGACCATTTCGGTTTTCGAGATCGACTGTCACAACCGGTGATCGAGGGATCGGGTGAGGTTCCCACGCCCGGATCCGGTGCGCCGCTGAAGGCCGGTGAGTTCATCCTCGGCTATCCGGATGAGGTCGGCCCGGTGGCCACTTTGCCGCAGCCAGCTGTGCTCTCACGTAATGGGACCTTTGCCGCGTATCGACGGCTGCACGAGCATGTGGCGTTGTTTCGTGACTACATCCGTTCCAACTCCGCTACGCCAGATGAAGAGGAGTTGTTGGCCGCGAAGTTCATGGGCCGTTGGCGCAGCGGCGCACCGTTAGTCCTCGCACCCAACCGGGACGACCCTGAGTTGGGCGCTGATCCGATGCGGAACAACGATTTCAACTATAAGGAGATGGATCCTCACGGATATGCCTGTCCCTTGGGCGCTCACGCCAGACGACTCAATCCGCGAGACACCGCGCATAACATGAATCGGCATCGAATGATTCGCAGGGGAGCCACTTATGGGCCGGCGCTACCCGAGGGCGCACCCGACGACGGTGCGGATCGTGGCATCGCCGCGTTCATCATCTGCGCCAGTTTGATCCGGCAGTTCGAATTCGCTCAGAACGTGTGGATCAACGACCGTACGTTTCACGAGCTGGGCAATGAACACGATCCGATCTGCGGAAGGCAGGATGGCACAATGGATTTCAAGGTACCGAAGCGGCCAATCCGCCGAACTCTGAAGGGACTGCCGGCATTAACCACCCTCTCGGGCGGGGCATACTTCTTCCTGCCAGGCATCAACGCCATGCGTTATCTCGCGAATCTCGGCTGA
- a CDS encoding mycofactocin-coupled SDR family oxidoreductase: MGALDGRVAFITGGARGQGRAHALALAGDGADIVVADAPAPMTDLTYPLGTEDDLRETTKLVEELGRRCLPLTLDVRDSAAVGAAIKQTVADMGSLDIVVANAGIVSTGLLEDVSDVVWQQLIDTNLTGAFHVLRAAIPVMRQQRFGRIVVTSSMGGRMGIPELAAYNATKWGVIGLAKSAALEVAKEGITINVVCPTTTQTPMVQPTGSDDVPDDLVRRMTKANPIPQPWLQPEDVSRGVLYLVTDPGVITGSVLEIGLGGSARIH; this comes from the coding sequence ATGGGTGCCTTGGATGGACGCGTGGCCTTTATCACCGGCGGAGCTCGAGGGCAGGGCCGCGCGCACGCGCTGGCGCTGGCGGGCGATGGTGCCGACATCGTCGTCGCCGACGCCCCCGCTCCGATGACGGATCTGACCTATCCGCTGGGCACCGAGGACGACTTACGCGAAACGACCAAGCTGGTCGAAGAGCTGGGCCGGCGTTGCCTACCGCTCACCCTGGACGTGCGCGATTCGGCCGCCGTCGGCGCCGCGATCAAGCAGACGGTCGCCGACATGGGCAGCCTCGACATCGTGGTGGCCAACGCCGGAATCGTCAGCACCGGGCTACTGGAAGACGTCAGCGACGTGGTGTGGCAGCAGCTGATCGACACGAACCTGACCGGGGCGTTTCACGTCCTGCGGGCCGCCATACCGGTGATGCGGCAGCAGCGGTTCGGCAGGATCGTGGTGACCTCCTCGATGGGCGGCCGCATGGGCATCCCCGAGCTGGCCGCGTACAACGCCACCAAGTGGGGTGTCATCGGCCTGGCGAAGTCCGCCGCCCTGGAGGTCGCGAAGGAGGGCATCACGATCAACGTCGTCTGCCCGACCACCACCCAGACACCGATGGTGCAGCCCACCGGAAGCGACGACGTCCCCGACGACCTGGTGCGCCGGATGACGAAGGCCAACCCGATACCCCAGCCATGGCTGCAACCCGAGGACGTCAGCCGCGGGGTGCTGTACCTGGTCACCGACCCCGGGGTGATCACCGGAAGCGTGCTCGAGATCGGCCTCGGCGGCAGCGCTCGCATCCACTGA